The Leifsonia williamsii genome includes a region encoding these proteins:
- a CDS encoding acyl-CoA thioesterase/bile acid-CoA:amino acid N-acyltransferase family protein, with product MRRGSGGGAERRRPPRGGRPRRARLVRLVVAVAVALGLTALAGCAPTDSGGFGPRFVTPPLIRYSSVLWPVPLQLVGAEPGSRLRLSASVTTDRGTWGSSATYTVPANGTLDLATARPQLAPFREPDSIGLYWSLRGPELSGRDLARQWMRETLPVRLTASAGDRVVAERTFRLQGLAADLRPRTVYTRDLVAAEVQADGGDAAPGSPGSTPPVLPRQTHEDQPIGRYWGAATLERPVTPAVLMFDDTSPGASGSFVAPVLAQLGASVFVLPVTGDGDGVLLSSVVDAGTVDAVLDWLGQRADVDPRKLFVYGTGASEQLALWAANRFGSRFEGVFAAGGVPALVCTPSGASPVVEQGTDWPCRVAPAPVTPASMFRLDHVPGAVVLACAEHDEVLPEACSWQQALATGRVSANGSTSLVADAAHAITVPPGLPIALPEGALAQPTEQARIAFWDAVGRVVLRAARS from the coding sequence ATGCGGCGAGGGAGCGGCGGAGGAGCGGAGCGGCGGAGGCCGCCCCGCGGGGGCCGGCCGCGGCGCGCGCGGCTCGTCCGCCTGGTCGTGGCGGTCGCCGTCGCCCTCGGCCTGACGGCGCTCGCGGGCTGCGCACCGACCGACTCCGGCGGCTTCGGGCCCCGCTTCGTCACTCCACCGCTCATCCGGTACAGCTCGGTGCTGTGGCCCGTCCCGCTGCAGCTCGTCGGCGCGGAGCCGGGGAGCAGACTCCGCCTCTCCGCGTCCGTGACGACCGACCGCGGGACGTGGGGCTCGTCCGCGACCTACACGGTCCCCGCCAACGGGACGCTCGACCTCGCCACGGCGCGGCCGCAGCTGGCGCCGTTCCGCGAGCCGGACTCCATCGGCCTGTACTGGTCGCTGCGCGGCCCCGAGCTCAGCGGCAGGGACCTCGCCCGGCAGTGGATGCGCGAGACGCTTCCCGTGCGCCTGACCGCCTCCGCCGGCGACCGGGTGGTGGCGGAGCGGACGTTCCGGCTGCAGGGGCTCGCGGCGGACCTCCGCCCCCGCACGGTCTACACGCGCGACCTCGTGGCGGCGGAGGTGCAGGCGGATGGGGGCGACGCGGCACCCGGATCGCCGGGCTCCACGCCGCCGGTCCTCCCGCGGCAGACGCACGAGGACCAGCCCATCGGCCGCTACTGGGGAGCGGCCACGCTGGAGCGCCCGGTCACCCCGGCGGTGCTGATGTTCGACGACACGTCGCCTGGCGCCTCCGGCTCCTTCGTGGCGCCCGTGCTCGCGCAGCTGGGGGCCTCGGTGTTCGTGCTGCCGGTCACCGGCGACGGCGACGGCGTGCTGCTCTCGAGCGTGGTGGACGCGGGCACGGTGGACGCCGTGCTCGACTGGCTCGGGCAGCGCGCCGACGTCGACCCGCGCAAGCTGTTCGTCTACGGCACCGGCGCCTCCGAGCAGCTCGCGCTGTGGGCGGCCAACCGGTTCGGGTCGCGGTTCGAGGGCGTCTTCGCAGCCGGAGGCGTTCCCGCGCTGGTGTGCACGCCCTCCGGCGCGTCGCCGGTGGTGGAGCAGGGGACCGACTGGCCGTGCCGCGTGGCGCCGGCGCCGGTGACGCCCGCGTCGATGTTCCGGCTCGATCACGTGCCTGGCGCGGTCGTGCTGGCGTGCGCCGAGCACGACGAGGTGCTGCCGGAGGCGTGCTCCTGGCAGCAGGCGCTGGCGACGGGCCGGGTGTCGGCGAACGGCTCTACCAGCCTGGTCGCCGACGCGGCGCACGCGATCACCGTCCCGCCCGGGCTGCCGATCGCCCTCCCGGAGGGCGCGCTCGCGCAGCCCACCGAGCAGGCGCGGATCGCCTTCTGGGACGCCGTCGGCCGGGTCGTGCTGAGGGCGGCGCGATCGTGA
- a CDS encoding DUF1254 domain-containing protein — MTEHGLTEQWAELASEAYVVGFPLVFDLEQVDRFTRLGIGSVPPTSLNSFGHARTLAGPADAFVSINNDTLYSIAQIDLGVGPVLLSVPEAGERYYVLQFVDAWTNNFAYVGTRATGGGAGEFLLVPPGWEAPADVPETAESPTVIRFPTRVGTIVGRWAVAGEADLSAVHALQDALSLVPLRRSLTPPDGIPPVPPAATEALTFFERMRVWSQAFPPAQRDLAALASYAELGLTGDVPVPDLPEQLMQALETGYAVGKEALQGGLRSSAGVVDHWQLNLHAFDYNLDFFEVGALDEPEWRLDDQKTRYATRAAAALGGLWGNHAYEAAYASTYEDADGAPLSGEHVYRLRLSPTPPVGAFWSLTMYDLPEYFLVENPIGRYSIGDRTEGIVYDDDGGLTITMSATRPTDPTAAANWLPAPEGEFRPLLRMYAPGDDVLTGAYRLPAIERIG; from the coding sequence GTGACCGAGCACGGGTTGACCGAGCAGTGGGCCGAGCTGGCCTCCGAGGCGTACGTCGTCGGGTTCCCGCTGGTGTTCGACCTGGAGCAGGTCGATCGCTTCACGCGGCTGGGCATCGGCTCCGTCCCGCCCACGTCGCTCAACTCGTTCGGTCATGCGCGCACCCTGGCCGGCCCTGCTGACGCCTTCGTGTCGATCAACAACGACACCCTGTACTCGATCGCGCAGATCGACCTCGGCGTCGGGCCGGTGCTGCTGTCAGTGCCGGAGGCGGGGGAGCGGTACTACGTGCTGCAATTCGTCGACGCCTGGACGAACAACTTCGCCTACGTGGGCACCCGCGCGACCGGCGGGGGAGCGGGCGAGTTCCTGCTCGTCCCTCCGGGGTGGGAGGCCCCTGCCGACGTGCCCGAGACCGCCGAGAGCCCCACGGTCATCCGCTTCCCGACCAGGGTCGGCACGATCGTCGGCCGCTGGGCGGTCGCGGGGGAGGCCGACCTCTCCGCCGTCCACGCCCTCCAGGACGCCCTGAGCCTGGTGCCGCTGCGCCGCTCGCTGACCCCGCCGGACGGCATCCCTCCGGTTCCGCCCGCGGCCACCGAGGCGCTGACGTTCTTCGAGCGGATGCGGGTGTGGTCGCAGGCGTTCCCGCCGGCCCAGCGCGATCTCGCGGCGCTCGCCTCGTACGCCGAGCTCGGCCTGACCGGCGACGTGCCGGTGCCCGACCTCCCGGAGCAGCTCATGCAGGCGCTCGAGACGGGCTACGCCGTCGGCAAGGAGGCGCTGCAGGGCGGCCTGCGCTCGTCCGCCGGCGTCGTCGACCACTGGCAGCTCAACCTCCACGCGTTCGACTACAACCTCGACTTCTTCGAGGTGGGCGCGCTCGACGAGCCCGAGTGGAGGCTGGACGACCAGAAGACGCGCTACGCCACCCGCGCCGCGGCCGCGCTGGGCGGCCTCTGGGGCAACCACGCCTACGAGGCGGCATACGCCTCCACCTACGAGGACGCCGACGGCGCACCGCTCAGCGGTGAGCACGTGTACCGGCTGCGTCTGTCGCCGACCCCGCCGGTCGGCGCCTTCTGGTCCCTGACGATGTACGACCTGCCGGAGTACTTCCTGGTCGAGAACCCGATCGGGCGGTACTCCATCGGCGACCGGACGGAGGGGATCGTGTACGACGACGACGGAGGACTGACCATCACGATGAGCGCCACCCGACCCACCGACCCGACGGCCGCGGCCAACTGGCTGCCGGCGCCGGAGGGCGAGTTCCGACCGCTGCTGCGGATGTACGCGCCCGGCGACGACGTGCTCACCGGCGCGTACCGGCTGCCCGCGATCGAGCGGATCGGCTGA
- the pta gene encoding phosphate acetyltransferase, translating into MARSLYITSAEGHTGKSTVALGVLEALRHSVERVGVFRPIARSTVERDYVLELLLGRVTTDISYEEAIGVTYEDVHADADAALAEIVHRFRAVEARCDAVVILGSDYTDVGSPTELAYNARIAANLGAPVLLVLGGRIGQGFGERLGQADPRSAEELRQLAELAVAELREEHAGLLAVIANRADAEHLDEIVAAVGSAVEAATPVGRRAASTDPTPVWAIPEDPFLVAPSIRSIMEATGATLLAGDEALLAREALGVVVAGMSMNNVLPRLVEGAVVVVPGDRTEVLLAVLMANASGTFPSIAGIVLNGGFDLPEPIERLLAGLRSPLPIVRSSLDTYETVVRITHARGRLAADSQRKYDTALALFERHVDAGALLARLDVSRHEVVTPLMFEYDLLERARAADKHIVLPEGEDDRVLRAAATLLARGVARLTILGEPFEVRSRAIELGLDLSQAEVLSPFDDVLRLRFAEEYAKLRAHKGITVDQASDTVTDSSYFGTMMVHLGLADGMVSGAAHTTAHTIRPAFEIIKTRPGVSVVSSVFLMALADRVLVYGDCAVIPDPTSEQLADIAVSSARTAEQFGIEPRVAMLSYSTGDSGTGEDVDKVRSATALVRERAPQLAVAGPIQYDAAADAAVGAAKMPGSEVAGRATVFIFPDLNTGNNTYKAVQRSAGAVAIGPVLQGLRKPINDLSRGATVDDIVNTVAITAIQAELG; encoded by the coding sequence GTGGCGCGTTCGCTGTACATCACCTCCGCGGAGGGGCACACCGGCAAGTCGACGGTCGCCCTCGGCGTGCTCGAGGCGCTGCGCCACTCGGTGGAGCGGGTCGGCGTCTTCCGGCCGATCGCCCGCTCCACCGTCGAGCGGGACTACGTGCTGGAGCTGCTGCTCGGCCGCGTCACCACCGACATCTCCTACGAGGAGGCGATCGGGGTCACCTACGAGGACGTGCACGCCGACGCCGACGCGGCGCTCGCCGAGATCGTGCACCGGTTCCGGGCCGTGGAGGCGCGCTGCGACGCGGTCGTCATCCTCGGCTCCGACTACACCGACGTCGGCAGCCCCACCGAGCTGGCCTACAACGCCCGCATCGCCGCCAACCTGGGCGCGCCCGTGCTGCTCGTGCTGGGCGGGCGCATCGGCCAGGGCTTCGGGGAGCGGCTGGGCCAGGCGGATCCCCGCTCGGCGGAGGAGCTGCGGCAGCTCGCCGAGCTGGCCGTCGCCGAGCTCCGCGAGGAGCACGCCGGCCTGCTCGCTGTGATCGCGAACCGCGCGGACGCCGAGCACCTCGACGAGATCGTGGCGGCGGTCGGCAGCGCGGTCGAGGCGGCCACCCCGGTCGGGAGGCGCGCCGCCTCCACCGATCCGACGCCGGTGTGGGCGATCCCGGAGGACCCCTTCCTCGTCGCCCCCAGCATCCGGTCGATCATGGAGGCCACGGGCGCGACCCTGCTCGCCGGCGACGAGGCGCTGCTGGCGCGTGAGGCGCTCGGCGTCGTCGTCGCGGGCATGTCGATGAACAACGTGCTGCCGCGGCTGGTGGAGGGCGCGGTCGTCGTCGTCCCTGGCGACCGGACGGAGGTGCTCCTCGCCGTGCTGATGGCGAACGCCTCCGGCACCTTCCCGTCGATCGCGGGCATCGTGCTGAACGGCGGCTTCGACCTCCCGGAGCCGATCGAGCGCCTCCTCGCCGGGCTCCGCTCGCCGCTGCCGATCGTGCGCAGCAGCCTCGACACGTACGAGACGGTGGTGCGGATCACGCACGCCCGCGGCCGCCTCGCCGCCGACTCGCAGCGCAAGTACGACACGGCGCTCGCGCTGTTCGAGCGGCACGTGGACGCCGGCGCGCTGCTCGCCCGGCTGGACGTCAGCCGTCACGAGGTCGTCACGCCGCTCATGTTCGAGTACGACCTGCTGGAGCGGGCGCGCGCGGCCGACAAGCACATCGTGCTCCCCGAGGGCGAGGACGACCGCGTGCTGCGCGCCGCCGCCACATTGCTGGCGCGCGGTGTCGCGCGGCTGACCATCCTGGGCGAGCCGTTCGAGGTGCGCTCCCGCGCGATCGAGCTGGGCCTCGACCTGTCGCAGGCGGAGGTGCTGAGCCCGTTCGACGACGTGCTGCGCCTCCGGTTCGCCGAGGAGTACGCGAAGCTGCGCGCCCACAAGGGGATCACCGTCGACCAGGCGTCGGACACGGTGACCGACTCCTCCTACTTCGGCACGATGATGGTGCACCTGGGGCTCGCCGACGGCATGGTCTCCGGTGCGGCGCACACGACGGCGCACACCATCCGCCCGGCCTTCGAGATCATCAAGACCCGGCCGGGCGTCTCCGTCGTGTCGAGCGTCTTCCTGATGGCGCTCGCCGACCGGGTCCTCGTCTATGGCGACTGCGCGGTCATCCCCGACCCGACCAGCGAGCAGCTCGCCGACATCGCGGTCTCGTCCGCGCGCACGGCCGAGCAGTTCGGCATCGAGCCGCGGGTCGCCATGCTGTCGTACTCCACCGGTGACTCGGGCACGGGGGAGGATGTGGACAAGGTCCGCAGCGCCACCGCGCTGGTGCGCGAGCGGGCCCCGCAGCTCGCCGTCGCCGGTCCGATCCAGTACGACGCCGCAGCGGATGCCGCCGTCGGCGCGGCCAAGATGCCGGGGTCGGAGGTGGCGGGCCGCGCGACGGTGTTCATCTTCCCGGACCTCAACACCGGCAACAACACGTATAAGGCGGTGCAGCGCAGCGCGGGCGCCGTCGCCATCGGGCCGGTGCTGCAGGGTCTGCGCAAGCCGATCAACGACCTCTCGCGGGGGGCGACCGTGGACGACATCGTCAACACCGTGGCCATCACGGCGATCCAGGCGGAGCTCGGATGA
- a CDS encoding acetate/propionate family kinase: MSTVLVVNSGSSSLKYQLIDAESEESLATGLVERIGEPSGHIRHRGPDGTSERSLPIPDHTAAFRAMLDAFAESGPSLEDDPVVAVGHRVVHGGKRFFEPTIVTPLVEINIEDLADLAPLHNPANLQGIRAAKTAFPDVPHVAVFDTAFHQTLPPEAYTYAIDAQLAERHRVRRYGFHGTSHKYVSEAAAAFLGRPLGELKQIVLHLGNGASACAVDGGRSVDTSMGMTPLEGLVMGTRSGDLDPAVLLHLARRAQLGTDDLDELLNRRSGLLGLTGHGDMRDVRRAAREGDENARRALDTVVHRLKHYIGAYTAQLGGLDVLVFTAGVGENDAALRAEAVAGLEVLGIRLDEERNTASSGDTRVISTDDSPVTVLVVPTNEELEIARQSLQAVGAAG; encoded by the coding sequence ATGAGCACCGTCCTCGTCGTCAACAGCGGCTCGTCGTCGCTCAAGTACCAGCTGATCGACGCGGAGAGCGAGGAGTCGCTCGCCACCGGTCTGGTGGAGCGGATCGGCGAGCCGAGCGGGCACATCCGGCACCGCGGGCCCGACGGCACGAGCGAGCGCTCGCTGCCGATCCCGGACCACACCGCCGCGTTCCGGGCCATGCTCGACGCCTTCGCCGAGAGCGGCCCGAGCCTCGAGGACGATCCGGTCGTCGCGGTCGGGCACCGGGTGGTGCACGGCGGCAAGCGGTTCTTCGAGCCGACGATCGTGACTCCGCTGGTCGAGATCAACATCGAGGACCTCGCTGACCTCGCGCCCCTCCACAACCCCGCGAACCTGCAGGGCATCCGGGCCGCGAAGACGGCGTTCCCCGACGTGCCGCACGTGGCGGTCTTCGATACGGCCTTCCATCAGACCCTGCCGCCCGAGGCGTACACGTACGCGATCGACGCGCAGCTGGCCGAGAGGCACCGCGTGCGGCGCTACGGCTTCCACGGCACGTCGCACAAGTACGTGTCGGAGGCGGCAGCAGCCTTCCTCGGCCGCCCGCTCGGCGAGCTGAAGCAGATCGTCCTGCACCTCGGCAACGGCGCGTCCGCCTGCGCGGTCGACGGCGGCCGCTCGGTGGACACCTCGATGGGGATGACGCCGCTGGAGGGCCTGGTCATGGGCACCCGCTCGGGCGACCTCGACCCGGCGGTGCTCCTCCACCTCGCCCGACGCGCGCAGCTGGGCACCGACGACCTCGACGAGCTGCTCAACCGCCGCAGCGGCCTGCTCGGCCTGACGGGGCACGGCGACATGCGCGACGTGCGGCGGGCCGCGCGCGAGGGCGACGAGAACGCGCGCAGGGCGCTCGACACCGTGGTCCACCGGCTCAAGCACTACATCGGCGCGTACACCGCGCAGCTCGGCGGGCTCGACGTGCTCGTCTTCACCGCCGGCGTGGGCGAGAACGACGCCGCGCTGCGGGCGGAGGCCGTGGCCGGGCTGGAGGTGCTCGGCATCCGGCTGGACGAGGAGCGCAACACCGCCTCCTCCGGCGACACCCGGGTGATCTCGACCGACGACTCGCCGGTCACCGTGCTCGTGGTGCCGACCAACGAGGAGCTGGAGATCGCGCGCCAGTCCCTGCAGGCGGTGGGCGCGGCGGGGTGA
- a CDS encoding acyl-CoA thioesterase/bile acid-CoA:amino acid N-acyltransferase family protein, translated as MSRRPARLAALVATAVCAVMLAGCGVPTAGGPHLVVREFGTTVTSEVGITLQGLRPGEPVVLTATARTSAGTWRSRSVFPVPPDGTVSLAAQQPALGAYAGADPGGPLWSMSGPPTSQDELERAWAYGGVDVVVAADQGGRRVATTTLRRQGLAEVTAQRFVEPSELVPEGVPPDATGTPSAATAGWVVVPFPLPSGSPRPGVLLIDGDEGGASAVFAARVIAAAGFPVFVLPAFGPPGQLPGSAALSVEAFDAALSWFAGRRLVDQDRVLVYGTGAASGMALWFASHRPDRVRGAIAAGGPTALLCAARGGSPTLTDHGEPVPCEDGTRAVADTALPPVRLISGPVVLACGLADETLPSTCEWADAVHTARGRRVGDVVMRTHGAAHDVVTAPLLPIGLDDLPPATAQATEQGRRTFWAAVIGTLEQEARR; from the coding sequence GTGAGCAGGAGGCCGGCTCGGCTCGCGGCGCTGGTCGCCACCGCGGTCTGCGCGGTGATGCTCGCCGGCTGCGGCGTTCCGACGGCGGGAGGGCCGCACCTCGTCGTGCGCGAGTTCGGCACGACCGTCACGAGCGAGGTCGGCATCACGCTCCAGGGCCTGCGACCGGGGGAGCCGGTCGTGCTCACCGCCACGGCGCGGACCTCCGCCGGCACCTGGCGTTCGCGGAGCGTCTTCCCGGTCCCGCCCGACGGCACGGTGTCGCTCGCGGCGCAGCAGCCCGCCCTCGGCGCCTACGCGGGCGCCGACCCCGGCGGGCCGCTCTGGAGCATGTCCGGTCCGCCCACCAGCCAGGACGAGCTGGAGCGGGCGTGGGCGTACGGCGGCGTCGATGTGGTCGTCGCGGCCGATCAGGGCGGCAGGAGGGTCGCCACCACGACGCTGCGCCGCCAGGGCCTCGCCGAGGTCACCGCGCAGCGCTTCGTCGAGCCGTCGGAGCTGGTGCCGGAGGGGGTGCCGCCCGACGCCACCGGCACGCCGTCGGCCGCGACCGCCGGCTGGGTGGTGGTGCCGTTCCCGCTGCCGAGCGGCAGCCCGCGGCCGGGTGTGCTGCTCATCGACGGCGACGAGGGCGGTGCGTCGGCGGTGTTCGCGGCGCGGGTGATCGCCGCCGCCGGGTTCCCCGTGTTCGTGCTGCCCGCCTTCGGCCCGCCCGGACAGCTGCCGGGCTCGGCAGCGCTGTCCGTCGAGGCGTTCGACGCGGCGCTGAGCTGGTTCGCCGGCCGCCGCCTGGTCGACCAGGACCGCGTCCTCGTCTACGGCACAGGGGCGGCCTCCGGCATGGCGCTCTGGTTCGCCTCCCACCGCCCCGACCGGGTGCGCGGCGCCATCGCGGCGGGCGGCCCGACGGCGCTGCTGTGCGCGGCGAGGGGAGGCTCGCCGACGCTGACCGACCACGGCGAGCCGGTCCCGTGCGAGGACGGCACGCGCGCCGTCGCCGACACCGCGCTCCCACCGGTCCGGCTCATCAGCGGCCCGGTGGTGCTGGCCTGCGGCCTCGCCGACGAGACGCTGCCGTCCACCTGCGAATGGGCGGACGCCGTGCACACCGCACGCGGCCGGCGCGTCGGCGACGTGGTCATGCGCACACACGGGGCCGCTCACGACGTGGTCACCGCGCCGCTCCTGCCGATCGGGCTCGACGACCTCCCTCCCGCCACCGCCCAGGCGACGGAGCAGGGGAGGCGCACCTTCTGGGCCGCCGTGATCGGCACGCTGGAGCAGGAGGCGCGGCGGTGA
- a CDS encoding acyl-CoA thioesterase/BAAT N-terminal domain-containing protein, with amino-acid sequence MTGRALARVLRVVAALAVVLLLPVLAGCAPARTGTGPRFQVAQNPSPAWEAVHLRLVALPPGERVTITAAVGRLWTSRAVYAVPATGVVDLDKEAPLEAPFTGVDGMGLFWSLRSAAGAAATADEGWGISTQSVDLRAAIAGRRVAETRVQRVGLAAAAPSRAVFDAGISGDYFRPVASGEALRPGVLVLDGTDPGAQTGVLAASTLSAMGYPALALSTFGPAGQLDPRRVFTAERLLSAVAWLRSQPGVDDQRIFVFGTSRGAQLALWSAVAFPGTVYGAIAPGGTTGLVCPSPVPSPAVTVGGSWVPCVSGTREPSPAAVLDLGRIPGPVVLGCAGADEQLETGCAWLDAAAKIRPPESFDVYLRAPGATHYFYLPPYSPLLLPPAPHAQATEDARVAFWGAVESALSAPSSLSR; translated from the coding sequence GTGACCGGGCGGGCGCTCGCGCGCGTGCTGCGGGTCGTCGCCGCGCTCGCCGTGGTGCTGCTCCTCCCGGTGCTGGCCGGGTGCGCACCCGCGCGCACGGGCACGGGCCCGCGCTTCCAGGTCGCGCAGAACCCGAGCCCGGCGTGGGAGGCGGTGCACCTGCGCCTGGTCGCCCTGCCGCCGGGCGAGCGCGTCACGATCACTGCTGCCGTCGGCCGGCTGTGGACCTCCCGCGCCGTCTACGCCGTCCCGGCCACCGGCGTCGTGGACCTCGACAAGGAGGCGCCGCTCGAGGCGCCGTTCACCGGGGTCGACGGGATGGGGCTGTTCTGGTCGCTGCGCAGCGCAGCCGGTGCCGCGGCCACGGCCGACGAGGGCTGGGGCATCAGCACCCAGTCCGTCGACCTCCGCGCGGCGATCGCGGGCAGGAGGGTGGCCGAGACCCGGGTGCAGCGGGTCGGGCTGGCCGCCGCCGCTCCGTCGCGCGCGGTGTTCGACGCCGGGATCAGCGGCGACTACTTCCGCCCCGTCGCGTCGGGGGAGGCGCTGCGGCCGGGCGTGCTCGTGCTCGACGGCACCGACCCTGGCGCGCAGACGGGCGTGCTCGCGGCCTCCACACTGTCGGCGATGGGCTATCCGGCCCTCGCGCTCTCGACGTTCGGGCCCGCCGGGCAGCTCGACCCGCGCCGGGTCTTCACGGCCGAGCGGCTGCTCTCGGCGGTCGCCTGGCTGCGCTCGCAGCCCGGCGTCGACGACCAGCGCATCTTCGTGTTCGGCACCTCGCGCGGGGCGCAGCTCGCGCTGTGGTCCGCCGTCGCCTTCCCCGGCACGGTCTACGGGGCCATCGCACCGGGAGGGACGACCGGGCTGGTCTGCCCGTCGCCCGTCCCGTCGCCCGCCGTCACCGTCGGCGGATCGTGGGTGCCTTGCGTGAGCGGAACGCGCGAGCCGTCGCCCGCGGCGGTGCTCGACCTCGGGCGCATCCCGGGGCCGGTCGTGCTCGGCTGCGCCGGGGCGGACGAGCAGCTGGAGACGGGCTGCGCCTGGCTCGACGCGGCCGCGAAGATCCGGCCGCCGGAGAGCTTCGACGTGTACCTGCGGGCGCCGGGCGCCACGCACTACTTCTACCTGCCCCCGTACTCGCCGCTGCTGCTGCCTCCCGCTCCGCACGCCCAGGCGACGGAGGACGCGCGGGTCGCCTTCTGGGGGGCCGTGGAGTCCGCGCTCTCCGCTCCGTCGAGCCTTTCGCGCTGA